One Mesorhizobium sp. L-2-11 genomic region harbors:
- a CDS encoding aldehyde dehydrogenase family protein, which yields MNLPLTIAMPAEASAAPKSYRLLIDGKFVDARDGRTLERNSPGHGFTVSRYAQAGEAEVEAAVQAAHKAFEIGPWPRMKAGERAAILLKTADLIEARLEEIARLDALESGKPIAQARGEIGGAVDIWRYAAALARTLHGETYANLGDAMLGVVLREPIGVVSIITPWNFPFLIVSQKLPFALAAGCTAVVKPSEMTSASTFVLGDILMQAGLPDGVINILAGLGGDVGAPIVSHPLVEMVSFTGSTRVGKMTMASAANTLKKVSMELGGKNGQIVFPDADLEAAADAAVFGGFFNAGECCNAGSRLIVHEAIADDFLDAVKALTARVIVGDPLDDSTKVGAMISSEHLSKVTGYVAAAANDGSSVYCGGKQIASSAGQYLDPTILRGVTEDMAIAREEVFGPVLSVLTFASIEEALRIANNTPYGLSAGVWSASIDTCMSVARNVRSGTVWVNTFMEGYPELPFGGYKQSGFGRELGKRAVEDYTEEKTIQFHRGQRTGWWVG from the coding sequence ATGAACTTGCCCCTCACCATCGCCATGCCCGCCGAGGCATCCGCAGCGCCGAAGAGCTACCGGCTGCTGATCGACGGCAAGTTCGTCGATGCGCGCGACGGTCGCACGCTTGAGCGCAACAGCCCCGGCCACGGCTTCACCGTTTCGCGCTATGCGCAAGCCGGCGAAGCGGAAGTCGAGGCAGCGGTACAGGCTGCGCACAAGGCTTTCGAGATCGGCCCCTGGCCGCGCATGAAGGCCGGCGAGCGCGCCGCGATCCTGCTCAAGACGGCAGACCTGATCGAGGCGCGGCTCGAGGAGATCGCCCGGCTCGACGCGCTGGAATCCGGCAAGCCGATCGCCCAGGCACGCGGCGAGATCGGCGGCGCAGTCGACATCTGGCGCTATGCCGCAGCACTTGCCCGCACGCTGCATGGCGAGACCTACGCCAATCTCGGCGACGCCATGCTGGGCGTCGTGCTGCGCGAACCGATCGGCGTCGTCTCGATCATCACGCCATGGAATTTTCCGTTCCTCATCGTCAGCCAGAAACTGCCGTTCGCGCTCGCCGCCGGCTGCACCGCGGTGGTCAAGCCGAGCGAGATGACCTCGGCCTCGACCTTCGTGCTCGGCGACATCCTGATGCAGGCCGGCTTGCCGGACGGCGTCATCAACATCCTCGCCGGCCTGGGCGGCGATGTCGGCGCGCCGATCGTCAGCCATCCGCTGGTCGAGATGGTGTCGTTCACCGGCTCTACTCGCGTCGGCAAGATGACCATGGCGTCGGCTGCAAACACGCTGAAGAAAGTCTCGATGGAGCTCGGCGGAAAGAACGGCCAGATCGTCTTTCCAGATGCCGACCTTGAAGCGGCGGCCGACGCGGCGGTGTTCGGCGGCTTTTTCAACGCCGGCGAATGCTGCAACGCCGGCAGCCGGCTGATCGTCCACGAGGCGATCGCCGACGACTTCCTCGACGCGGTGAAGGCGCTCACCGCAAGGGTCATCGTCGGCGATCCGCTCGACGACAGCACCAAGGTCGGCGCGATGATCTCTTCCGAGCACCTCTCCAAGGTCACCGGCTACGTGGCGGCGGCGGCAAACGACGGCAGCAGCGTCTATTGCGGCGGCAAGCAGATCGCCTCCAGTGCCGGTCAGTATCTCGATCCGACCATCCTTCGCGGCGTCACCGAAGACATGGCCATTGCGCGTGAGGAAGTGTTCGGCCCGGTGCTTTCGGTGCTGACCTTTGCATCGATTGAAGAGGCGTTGCGCATCGCCAACAACACGCCCTATGGTCTGTCGGCGGGCGTGTGGAGCGCCAGCATCGACACCTGCATGTCGGTGGCGCGGAATGTGCGTTCGGGAACCGTTTGGGTGAACACGTTCATGGAAGGTTATCCGGAGCTGCCTTTCGGCGGCTACAAGCAGTCCGGTTTCGGACGCGAACTCGGCAAGCGCGCCGTCGAGGATTATACCGAGGAAAAGACGATCCAGTTTCATCGCGGCCAGCGCACCGGATGGTGGGTCGGCTGA